From Verrucomicrobiota bacterium, one genomic window encodes:
- a CDS encoding type II secretion system F family protein: MISNRNAALWCSQFATLIGSGVPIDHALGALHKSAPTAGLRRMSANIRRRIEAGETLAQAVAAHRGRLPRLLPILIEVGEQSGRLDEALSTLAAYYDTQWDLTRTAWAHLLPTLVYFALCGVLIVFIRYIHSGWSSDWLEQTAMHIATVAGAIVFVILVIRLAAPIRAGIALIGSVLPVVSGIMRQSAIARFAMALRATLNAGIEIRRAIDLSAEAAANPVFGYRLRRARKHIDKGFTIAQALDRTRVLSADAMAMINTGEQSGRLVDSLGHVAVAARFRATTASRTGLRIFSILVYTALLLYIAYTVVTLWAPHIQGILDLADPSGASSHAY, from the coding sequence ATGATCTCGAATCGAAACGCCGCCCTCTGGTGCAGCCAATTCGCCACGCTCATCGGCTCGGGCGTGCCCATCGACCACGCGCTCGGTGCACTGCACAAAAGCGCCCCCACGGCCGGACTGCGCCGCATGAGCGCCAACATCAGACGCCGCATCGAGGCGGGCGAGACGCTCGCCCAGGCCGTCGCCGCGCACCGCGGCCGACTGCCGCGTCTTCTACCCATCCTCATCGAGGTTGGCGAGCAATCGGGCCGCCTCGATGAGGCCCTAAGCACTCTGGCAGCTTACTACGACACGCAGTGGGACCTGACGCGCACGGCCTGGGCGCACCTGCTCCCGACACTCGTCTATTTCGCCCTCTGCGGTGTGCTCATCGTCTTCATCAGATACATCCACAGCGGCTGGAGCTCCGACTGGCTTGAGCAGACGGCCATGCACATCGCCACTGTTGCTGGCGCCATCGTGTTCGTCATCCTGGTCATCCGGCTCGCCGCGCCCATTCGCGCGGGGATCGCGCTCATCGGCTCCGTCCTGCCGGTGGTGTCCGGCATCATGCGCCAGTCGGCCATCGCACGCTTCGCCATGGCCTTGCGCGCGACACTTAACGCCGGGATCGAGATCCGGCGCGCCATCGACCTCTCCGCCGAGGCCGCCGCCAACCCGGTCTTTGGCTACCGTCTCCGTCGCGCGCGCAAGCACATCGACAAGGGCTTCACGATCGCCCAGGCCCTCGACCGCACCCGCGTCCTGAGCGCCGACGCGATGGCCATGATCAACACCGGCGAGCAATCCGGGCGTCTCGTCGACTCGCTCGGCCACGTCGCCGTCGCCGCCCGCTTCCGGGCCACCACAGCCTCCCGCACCGGCTTGCGCATCTTCTCGATCCTCGTTTACACGGCCCTGTTGCTCTACATTGCCTACACGGTCGTCACGCTCTGGGCCCCGCACATCCAGGGCATCCTCGACCTCGCAGACCCATCCGGAGCCTCATCGCATGCGTATTGA
- a CDS encoding CinA family nicotinamide mononucleotide deamidase-related protein translates to MRIELVTVGDELLHGRTVNTNAATIGRRLVDAGFELSAQSTVADEPVSLEAHLREVVARADVVITTGGLGSTIDDNTANVLAHIFGMTKWRTDKRALAHLEKRYRGKAWKPVLDHARVPVGATVILNAVGTAPGMILKRRGKVAVALPGPPRELLPMLEHVVEFLKSMSKAHGVLASKTHGVFVSKTLRVAAMRESVLDKRLAEVFPDEPGLSYGLAAEPYLVDVRLFARRKTEQAAQRAIAMAERAVRRCLGARIYATGTETLEETVGRLLVERKQTVALAESCTGGLVGALITNVPGSSGYLRGGLVAYSNAWKEEFLDVPAALLAKHGAVSRETALAMAVGAQRLGDADYGVAITGIAGPGGGTRAKPVGLVYIAVAGPDGAWCLEHAFPGNRETVRTLSAHAALNHLRLVLLGADAMRDATASD, encoded by the coding sequence ATGCGTATTGAACTGGTCACCGTCGGTGACGAACTCCTGCATGGCCGCACGGTCAACACAAACGCGGCGACCATCGGTCGCCGTCTCGTCGACGCCGGCTTCGAGCTGAGCGCCCAATCCACCGTGGCCGACGAACCGGTTTCCCTCGAGGCACACCTGCGCGAGGTGGTCGCTCGTGCCGACGTCGTCATCACGACCGGCGGCCTCGGCTCAACCATCGACGACAACACGGCCAACGTGCTCGCCCACATCTTCGGCATGACGAAGTGGCGCACGGACAAGCGTGCACTGGCCCATCTCGAGAAGCGCTACCGCGGCAAGGCGTGGAAACCCGTCCTTGACCACGCGCGCGTGCCTGTCGGCGCCACGGTCATCCTCAACGCCGTCGGCACCGCGCCCGGCATGATTCTCAAGCGGAGAGGCAAGGTGGCCGTCGCGTTGCCCGGTCCGCCGCGTGAGCTTCTTCCCATGCTTGAGCACGTGGTCGAGTTCCTGAAGAGCATGAGCAAGGCGCACGGCGTCTTGGCGAGCAAGACGCACGGCGTCTTCGTGAGCAAGACGCTGCGCGTTGCCGCGATGCGCGAGTCGGTCCTCGACAAGCGGCTCGCCGAGGTCTTTCCAGATGAGCCCGGCCTGAGCTACGGCCTCGCCGCCGAGCCGTATCTCGTCGACGTCCGCCTCTTTGCGCGCCGCAAGACCGAGCAGGCCGCGCAACGCGCGATCGCGATGGCCGAGCGCGCCGTGCGCCGCTGCCTCGGCGCGCGCATCTACGCCACGGGCACGGAAACACTTGAAGAAACCGTCGGCCGGTTGCTCGTCGAGCGGAAACAGACTGTCGCTCTCGCCGAGTCCTGCACGGGCGGCCTTGTCGGAGCCCTTATCACGAACGTGCCGGGCAGCTCCGGCTACTTGCGTGGTGGCCTCGTCGCCTACAGCAACGCGTGGAAGGAAGAGTTCCTCGACGTTCCGGCTGCCCTGCTCGCCAAGCATGGTGCCGTGAGCCGCGAGACGGCGCTCGCTATGGCCGTCGGCGCACAGCGCCTCGGCGACGCCGATTACGGCGTGGCGATCACGGGCATCGCCGGTCCCGGTGGCGGAACAAGAGCCAAGCCCGTCGGCCTCGTCTACATTGCCGTCGCCGGGCCCGACGGCGCCTGGTGCTTGGAGCAC
- a CDS encoding undecaprenyl-phosphate glucose phosphotransferase, producing MTAGSESRYRPDRIRAWLDENCGEIPWDSAHELASWTIGNHIENAQRVARSRKKSDLLILLAVIIGDAACIYAGLWLAYFVRFNSGIPLLYGEMPPPAQHYAEFFPVVVVVMLLVYRSFGLYRRQWSLLTTSEVLQITKATILGKVVIIVFMFMFKNAFFTSHQVGVEFKYSTGVAILSIPFVAILVVVFRRLFVKLEAWYFRRMGLAKRLIGIGTTDQALDVIAGIARHPELCYEVAGLISERPDDSRTEINGLPVLGTIDSLSRFLVHGATDEVILCVPQLDHETKTRIIVQCEKEYIDFRLVPDIYEILASNVEIVTVAGVPLIGLRGFPLDSAWNRLLKRFIDLVGSFIGLVILAVPMAIIALLIKRSSPGPVFFKQVRCGEDGRQFTMVKFRTMVTDAERETGPVWAAHDDPRKTKLGAWLRTYNLDELPQLLNVFKGDMSLVGPRPERPYFIEQFKELIPRYFSRHHVKSGITGWAQVNGLRQSTSLEERIKHDIYYIENWSLFLDIRILLRTIFTGKHGY from the coding sequence TTGACAGCCGGGTCTGAATCCCGCTATCGTCCCGACCGGATTCGGGCGTGGCTCGACGAGAACTGCGGGGAGATTCCGTGGGACTCGGCCCACGAGCTCGCAAGCTGGACCATCGGCAACCACATCGAGAACGCTCAACGCGTGGCACGAAGCCGCAAGAAATCCGACCTTCTCATTCTGCTCGCTGTCATCATCGGCGATGCCGCCTGTATCTATGCCGGGCTGTGGCTGGCGTACTTCGTGCGCTTCAATTCCGGCATACCGCTGCTCTACGGCGAGATGCCGCCGCCGGCCCAGCACTACGCCGAGTTCTTCCCCGTCGTCGTGGTCGTCATGCTCCTCGTCTATCGCTCGTTCGGCCTCTATCGCCGCCAGTGGTCGCTGCTCACAACGAGCGAGGTGCTCCAGATCACCAAGGCGACGATCCTCGGCAAGGTCGTAATCATCGTCTTCATGTTCATGTTCAAGAATGCGTTTTTTACTTCGCACCAGGTCGGCGTCGAGTTCAAGTACTCAACCGGCGTTGCCATCCTGAGCATCCCCTTCGTCGCCATCCTCGTCGTCGTGTTCCGCCGGCTCTTCGTCAAGCTCGAAGCCTGGTATTTCCGCCGCATGGGCCTGGCCAAACGCCTCATCGGCATCGGCACGACCGATCAGGCCCTCGACGTTATCGCCGGGATCGCGCGCCATCCGGAGCTCTGCTACGAAGTCGCCGGCCTCATCAGCGAGCGCCCAGACGACAGCCGCACCGAGATCAACGGCTTGCCCGTGCTCGGCACGATCGACAGCCTCTCACGCTTTCTCGTCCATGGCGCCACCGACGAGGTCATCCTCTGCGTGCCTCAGCTCGACCACGAGACCAAAACGCGCATCATCGTCCAGTGCGAGAAGGAATACATCGACTTCCGCCTTGTGCCCGACATCTACGAGATCCTCGCCTCGAACGTCGAGATTGTCACCGTCGCCGGCGTGCCGCTCATCGGGCTCAGGGGCTTCCCGCTCGACAGCGCGTGGAACCGCCTCCTCAAGCGCTTTATCGACCTCGTCGGCTCGTTCATCGGCCTCGTGATCCTTGCAGTCCCGATGGCCATCATTGCCCTGCTTATCAAGCGCAGCTCGCCCGGGCCGGTCTTCTTCAAGCAGGTCCGCTGTGGCGAGGACGGCCGCCAGTTCACAATGGTCAAGTTCCGAACGATGGTAACCGACGCCGAGCGCGAGACCGGCCCCGTCTGGGCCGCCCACGACGACCCGCGCAAGACCAAGCTCGGCGCCTGGCTCCGCACCTACAACCTCGACGAGCTCCCCCAGCTTCTTAACGTGTTCAAGGGCGACATGAGCCTCGTTGGCCCGAGGCCCGAGCGCCCGTACTTCATCGAGCAGTTCAAGGAGCTCATTCCCCGCTACTTCTCACGCCATCACGTCAAGTCGGGCATCACCGGCTGGGCCCAGGTCAACGGTCTGCGCCAGAGCACCTCGCTCGAAGAGCGCATCAAACACGATATCTATTACATCGAGAACTGGTCGCTGTTCCTCGACATCCGCATCCTGCTCCGCACGATCTTCACCGGGAAGCACGGCTACTAG
- a CDS encoding glycosyltransferase, producing the protein MQHGQASPIAIEPKPRHVAFVHDWLNGMRGGEKVLEAMLDVLPDADIYTLLLERDKISPAIAARPITTSFVQRLPLARRIYRYYLPLFPRAVERFDLRGYDLVVSTSHCVAKGARAPDGLHISYIHTPARYLYAFQQEYFGSSPAKRAAMAVFGPHLKRWDLRTLGHVDHFIANSRNVADRIRRYYNRDAAVICPPVDTDFFTPDDGPPADFFLIVSALVPYKRIELAIEAVNRLRLPLVIVGRGPMRAALERLAGPTVSFRGWLSDDEVLSLLRRCRALVFPGEEDFGIVPVEAMACGRPVIAYGRGGALETVVPGETGLFFTEQTVDSLTGALECLGSAAFDPAACRRRAEAFSRERFQREFAGLVSSWVAQYSLDSRV; encoded by the coding sequence ATGCAGCACGGACAGGCATCGCCCATCGCCATCGAACCGAAGCCGCGCCACGTCGCGTTCGTGCACGACTGGCTCAACGGGATGCGCGGCGGCGAGAAGGTCCTCGAAGCGATGCTCGACGTGCTGCCGGATGCGGACATTTACACACTGCTGCTCGAACGCGACAAGATCTCGCCCGCAATCGCCGCGCGCCCGATCACGACAAGCTTCGTCCAGCGCCTGCCGCTCGCGCGCCGCATCTACCGCTACTACCTGCCGCTGTTCCCGCGCGCCGTCGAGCGGTTCGACCTGCGCGGCTACGATCTCGTCGTCAGCACGAGCCATTGCGTCGCCAAGGGCGCCCGAGCACCCGACGGTCTGCACATCTCGTACATTCACACGCCCGCGCGCTACTTGTACGCCTTCCAGCAGGAGTACTTCGGATCAAGCCCGGCCAAGCGCGCGGCAATGGCGGTGTTCGGACCCCACCTCAAGCGATGGGACCTGCGCACCCTCGGGCACGTCGATCACTTCATCGCCAACTCGCGCAACGTCGCCGACCGCATCCGCCGCTACTACAACCGCGACGCCGCCGTCATCTGCCCGCCCGTCGACACGGACTTCTTCACGCCAGACGACGGACCACCGGCCGACTTCTTCCTCATCGTCTCGGCTCTGGTTCCGTACAAGCGCATCGAGCTCGCGATCGAAGCCGTCAACCGCTTGCGCCTGCCGCTCGTCATCGTGGGACGCGGTCCGATGCGTGCCGCGCTCGAGCGCCTGGCCGGACCGACCGTCTCGTTCCGCGGCTGGCTCTCCGACGACGAGGTGCTCTCGCTGCTGCGCCGGTGCCGTGCGCTCGTTTTCCCCGGCGAGGAGGACTTCGGCATCGTGCCTGTCGAGGCGATGGCCTGCGGCCGCCCCGTCATCGCGTACGGCCGCGGCGGCGCGCTCGAAACCGTCGTCCCCGGCGAAACCGGGCTCTTCTTCACGGAGCAGACGGTCGACTCCCTCACCGGCGCCCTCGAGTGCCTGGGAAGCGCCGCGTTCGATCCCGCCGCGTGCCGGCGCCGCGCCGAGGCGTTCTCGCGCGAGCGCTTTCAACGCGAGTTCGCCGGCCTTGTCTCCTCTTGGGTCGCCCAGTATTCGCTTGACAGCCGGGTCTGA